The sequence GAGTTAAACATATTATTCTTTGGTTTAGGCGATACTCCCAGGTGTTGGTTAGCTATTGAGAAGCAGGTGTTAAAATCGGTACAAAATTGTTGCCAGTTTACTGAGAATGATGCCTGGTTTGTCCCTTTTGCTTTGTAGATTAGCGGGATTTGGTGGAGTGGCTCGTTTTTCTCATTGAGCAGGAAAATCTGGAAAAACTGAACATTTGTTACATTCTCCTGACCTTTGTAGTGTCGGTATTCCCCAAGAATCACCGTACTTTGGGTTTCCTTTGTTTGCAGCCGATCTACGGCTAATACTGGTGATTTTGGACAGACGAGCATCCGAGGATTTTGTAGCAATAATCCCTTTTCATTTACTCCTGATTGAAAGGTGTATTCGGTGATTTGAGATTCATCGAAATCAGACCAACCGGCTTTTGCCATTTCAGCGATTGGTACAAAATAACCGAATTGTTTGGGGTCTTCTCCTCGGACTGCCTGAATGCGTGGTAGCCGGCCATTCGGGTCGATGAAATCTGGACTACAGAATTCATCAAATTCGGTGCCGGTTACAACTTCATTTAGTTGATCGCTCGGTAACAATTGGTTTGTCTGATTACCTTGGATTGCTTGATTACCTTGGATTGCTTGATTACCTTGAATTACTTGATTACCTTGAATTGCTTGATTATCCTGTGTGGTTTTGGTCATTTTCTTTGCTCTCTTTGTTGATGGATGTTCTATGGTCTTCATGGATTCCTGGGGGAAGGTTTAAATGTTGGAACCTTCCTGTTCCAGCCGCGTAGCGGTTCTATTGGCGGTGGTGCTCTCGGCATAATGATTTGGTCTAAGAAACCTTTGGTAGTTTTGCTGGTTGGGTTCCCCAAATACATTCCAATACTGGGAATTCAGAGTTTGAATAAAACCAACGGCAGCCGGTGAGATGGCTGTCTACTAAGTTTTGAGGAATAATGGTGAATTCTGCCGGCCTGTTGGTTAAACCCCTGTAAGTTTCACCGGCCATGAAACCTTGCTTCTGCTCAATCACCCAGGTCTTTATTAAGGTATCGAGTACGACGTTTGATAATTCTCGTGGCACACCAAACATCACTATCTCTGGATGGCAGAAACTATGGAACAAACCAACGCTATAGGTAACAGTTGGTTGCTCTTTCCGAGAATCGCCTAATACGTTGATTAAGTGATAACCCCGGCTTAATACGTTATTGGCTATTTTCTGGAGAATTGGTGGATTTAATTGAAGTTGAGCTTTTAAGAAAACACCGGCGCCAATTGTTTTCTCGTACTGACTGCGGACAGAAAAGGCTGGATGTTTCTGGATACTTTCAACTAAATCTAGGGCTGCGGTATAACCGGCAGTCCTCATGTAGTCAGCCAGAATATCGGTGGCATATTCATAGTTACCGGCTGCAATTCTCAGGTAAAAAATGTTGCTTTTGTTAGCCATAATTTTGATTTTTGGGTA is a genomic window of Ancylothrix sp. D3o containing:
- a CDS encoding DUF4262 domain-containing protein, coding for MANKSNIFYLRIAAGNYEYATDILADYMRTAGYTAALDLVESIQKHPAFSVRSQYEKTIGAGVFLKAQLQLNPPILQKIANNVLSRGYHLINVLGDSRKEQPTVTYSVGLFHSFCHPEIVMFGVPRELSNVVLDTLIKTWVIEQKQGFMAGETYRGLTNRPAEFTIIPQNLVDSHLTGCRWFYSNSEFPVLECIWGTQPAKLPKVS
- a CDS encoding DUF5895 domain-containing protein, giving the protein MTKTTQDNQAIQGNQVIQGNQAIQGNQAIQGNQTNQLLPSDQLNEVVTGTEFDEFCSPDFIDPNGRLPRIQAVRGEDPKQFGYFVPIAEMAKAGWSDFDESQITEYTFQSGVNEKGLLLQNPRMLVCPKSPVLAVDRLQTKETQSTVILGEYRHYKGQENVTNVQFFQIFLLNEKNEPLHQIPLIYKAKGTNQASFSVNWQQFCTDFNTCFSIANQHLGVSPKPKNNMFNS